One part of the Denticeps clupeoides chromosome 16, fDenClu1.1, whole genome shotgun sequence genome encodes these proteins:
- the pop4 gene encoding ribonuclease P protein subunit p29 isoform X1, which yields MEEIVQSKLPSELGDLLGIQSLQGKKAQMFVSAFVKNSLPPQRQDMIKDVLLRKAVVLEYSKRKKKQTRKAKAKGLTAKEKRQLKVFQIKPEHHKYDLFLPLHELWKQYIRDLCNGLKPESNPQTIQQKLLKADFHGAILTVVRSKCPSYVGTTGILVQEMKHVFKIITKENRLKVIPKRNSVFGVEIDCFVSHIFGSKFEVRSGERSAKKFKVKGTIDL from the exons atggaag AAATCGTGCAGTCGAAATTGCCCTCGGAGCTCGGTGACTTGCTGGGAATCCAG TCTCTGCAAGGTAAGAAGGCGCAGATGTTTGTCAGCGCCTTTGTGAAGAACAGCTTGCCACCACAGAGGCAAGATATGATCAAGGATGTGCTGCTCCGCAAGGCGGTTGTTTTGGAATACAGTAAACGTAAGAAGAAGCAAACGAGAAAGGCCAAAGCCAAAGGACTCACTGCCAAGGAGAAGCGGCAACTGAAAGTTTTTCAGATTAAACCGGAGCACCACAA GTACGACCTGTTTTTGCCATTGCATGAGTTGTGGAAGCAGTACATACGTGATCTGTGCAATGGCTTAAAACCGGAAAG CAACCCACAGACCATTCAGCAGAAGCTTCTGAAGGCGGATTTCCATGGTGCAATTTTAACAG TGGTTCGCTCCAAATGCCCCTCATATGTTGGAACAACAGGCATCCTTGTTCAGGAgatgaaacatgttttcaaaaTCATCACAAAAGAAAACCGGTTGAAAG TTATTCCGAAAAGGAACAGTGTGTTTGGCGTGGAAATTGATTGCTTTGTTTCCCATATCTTTGGCAGCAAGTTTGAGGTCCGCTCCGGTGAGAGGTCTGCAAAGAAGTTTAAAGTTAAAGGAACCATTGACTTATAA
- the LOC114766076 gene encoding protein C19orf12 homolog translates to MSPRMNDVMRLCCDLSADRQMKAAVKNAGKGAAVTGGAAFLGGLLAGPAGIAVGGAVGGLLGCWMTSGQFKPLPQIIMELPPQQQQKLYSDIMAVLGTLDWTDVAQLVALVMGNASLQQQVAAALISFVSKELRAEVCYGD, encoded by the exons ATGTCGCCCAGAATGAACGACGTTATGCGACTGTGCTGCGATCTGTCAGCGGACCGGCAGATGAAGGCGGCCGTGAAGAATGCCGGGAAAGGGGCTGCGGTGACGGGCGGAGCGGCGTTTTTAGGGGGGCTCCTTGCGGGTCCCGCGGGGATCGCCGTGG GTGGAGCTGTTGGTGGGCTGCTGGGATGCTGGATGACCAGCGGACAGTTCAAGCCCCTTcctcaaattatcatggagcttccgccacagcagcagcagaagttgTACTCTGACATCATGGCTGTGCTTGGCACGCTGGACTGGACTGACGTGGCCCAGCTGGTAGCTCTGGTTATGGGTAATGCATCTCTACAGCAGCAGGTGGCTGCTGCGCTGATCAGCTTCGTTTCGAAGGAGCTGAGAGCTGAGGTGTGTTATGGGGACTGA
- the LOC114766074 gene encoding tumor protein p53-inducible nuclear protein 2, which yields MIGKIIAHIIGNTEEEPINEPSGVQDGSGEELLECEVGEWIIINTREDLTRADADPLDNLLIEHPSISVCNMKSQRTVEEDLSSDEEPDSPRPVLLRHHLSWRLAAWGSPVSCGAQLLSVQRVRAQAERRNSTRGALHRQNLSKTRFLPTERRLGYFKQPCQRLYNY from the exons ATGATTGGAAAGATAATTGCCCATATCATTGGAAATACTGAGGAGGAGCCCATTAATGAGCCCAGTGGTGTTCAGGATGGCAGCGGTGAGGAGCTTTTGGAGTGTGAAGTTGGCGAATGGATTATCATAAACACCCGAG AGGACCTGACCCGTGCTGATGCAGATCCTCTGGATAATCTTCTGATTGAACACCCCAGCATCTCTGTGTGCAACATGAAAAGCCAGAGGACGGTTGAGGAAGATCTAAGCTCAGACGAAGAGCCAGACTCTCCAAG ACCTGTGCTGTTACGGCACCACCTGTCCTGGAGACTGGCAGCGTGGGGCAGCCCTGTGTCGTGTGGCGCTCAACTGCTTTCCGTCCAGCGCGTCAGAGCCCAGGCCGAGCGCAGAAATTCGACCCGAGGCGCCCTCCATAGGCAAAACCTCTCCAAAACACGCTTCTTGCCCACTGAACGTCGCCTCGGCTACTTCAAACAGCCCTGCCAGCGCCTTTACAACTACTGA
- the pop4 gene encoding ribonuclease P protein subunit p29 isoform X2, giving the protein MSCFYLSLQGKKAQMFVSAFVKNSLPPQRQDMIKDVLLRKAVVLEYSKRKKKQTRKAKAKGLTAKEKRQLKVFQIKPEHHKYDLFLPLHELWKQYIRDLCNGLKPESNPQTIQQKLLKADFHGAILTVVRSKCPSYVGTTGILVQEMKHVFKIITKENRLKVIPKRNSVFGVEIDCFVSHIFGSKFEVRSGERSAKKFKVKGTIDL; this is encoded by the exons ATGTCCTGCTTTTACTTG TCTCTGCAAGGTAAGAAGGCGCAGATGTTTGTCAGCGCCTTTGTGAAGAACAGCTTGCCACCACAGAGGCAAGATATGATCAAGGATGTGCTGCTCCGCAAGGCGGTTGTTTTGGAATACAGTAAACGTAAGAAGAAGCAAACGAGAAAGGCCAAAGCCAAAGGACTCACTGCCAAGGAGAAGCGGCAACTGAAAGTTTTTCAGATTAAACCGGAGCACCACAA GTACGACCTGTTTTTGCCATTGCATGAGTTGTGGAAGCAGTACATACGTGATCTGTGCAATGGCTTAAAACCGGAAAG CAACCCACAGACCATTCAGCAGAAGCTTCTGAAGGCGGATTTCCATGGTGCAATTTTAACAG TGGTTCGCTCCAAATGCCCCTCATATGTTGGAACAACAGGCATCCTTGTTCAGGAgatgaaacatgttttcaaaaTCATCACAAAAGAAAACCGGTTGAAAG TTATTCCGAAAAGGAACAGTGTGTTTGGCGTGGAAATTGATTGCTTTGTTTCCCATATCTTTGGCAGCAAGTTTGAGGTCCGCTCCGGTGAGAGGTCTGCAAAGAAGTTTAAAGTTAAAGGAACCATTGACTTATAA
- the LOC114766159 gene encoding protein C19orf12 homolog gives MSSSMNDVMQLCRELSENLEVKMAVKSSVSAGAVTGMACCAGGLVAGPPGIAVGGAVGGLWGWWMTSGQFKPLPQIIMALPQQQKEKLHSSVMAVLGSLKWDNLIQLLEFVKSNDILYQKVIEVVLDFFKNDQKAEVKRVI, from the exons ATGTCTTCAAGCATGAACGATGTCATGCAACTTTGCAGAGAACTGTCAGAGAACTTAGAGGTGAAGATGGCTGTGAAAAGTTCTGTGTCAGCAGGGGCTGTGACCGGCATGGCCTGCTGTGCAGGGGGGCTAGTTGCAGGACCACCAGGGATTGCTGTGG GTGGCGCTGTTGGGGGATTGTGGGGATGGTGGATGACCAGTGGACAGTTCAAGCCCCTTCCTCAGATTATCATGGCTCTCCCACAAcagcagaaagaaaaactgCACTCAAGTGTCATGGCAGTTCTCGGCTCGCTGAAATGGGATAATCTGATCCAGCTACTTGAATTTGTCAAGAGCAATGACATTCTTTACCAGAAGGTAATCGAGGTTGTGCTCGACTTTTTCAAAAATGACCAGAAAGCTGAGGTGAAgagggtcatttaa
- the ccne1 gene encoding G1/S-specific cyclin-E1, translating to MPSKGQNVELSSAARNEAPGENTARSRKRKADVAIHLQDPDEEVLEMTRKKQCGSQVYWNPDAGYASPCRWAPAPTHAEEQAGAAGLAEYAMRNIFVTPTRPSPLPNLCWASKEDVWSNLLQKDESYNRDTRVMDRHPNLQPKMRAILLDWLMEVCEVYLLHRETFYLAQDYFDRFMATQKDVVKSTLQLIGISSLFIAAKMEEIYPPKVTQFAYVTDGACLEEEILTMEIIIMKELNWNLSPLTPVSWLSIYLQVAYLKTGEVLIAQYPQATFVQITELLDLCVLDVKSLEFSCSVLAASALFHFSSLELVEKVSGLKWSDLEQCVRWMVPFAMSIRELSSSTLKSFKGIPPADAHNIQTHAAYMDLLDKVYSYQLVDVARSQSSPVPSGVLTPPPSSEKPDSTDS from the exons ATGCCAAGCAAAGG GCAGAACGTGGAATTGAGCAGTGCGGCCCGCAATGAAGCCCCTGGCGAGAACACGGCGCGCTCCAGGAAGAGGAAAGCAGATGTTGCCATT CATTTGCAGGACCCGGACGAAGAGGTGCTGGAGATGACCAGGAAGAAGCAGTGTGGCTCCCAG GTGTACTGGAATCCCGACGCAGGCTACGCAAGCCCATGCAGGTGGGCCCCGGCGCCCACTCATGCTGAGGAGCAGGCCGGCGCCGCGGGGCTGGCCGAGTACGCCATGCGAAATATCTTCGTCACCCCCACGAGGCCTTCCCCACTCCCGAACCTCTG CTGGGCGAGCAAGGAAGATGTTTGGAGCAACCTGCTGCAGAAAGACGAGTCCTATAATCGGGACACCCGCGTCATGGACCGGCATCCAAACCTCCAACCCAAGATGAGGGCGATTCTCCTGGACTGGCTGATGgag GTATGCGAGGTGTACTTGCTCCACCGGGAGACGTTTTACTTGGCCCAGGACTACTTCGATCGGTTCATGGCCACGCAGAAAGACGTAGTCAAATCGACGCTGCAGCTGATTGGCATTTCCTCGCTGTTCATCGCTGCCAAGATGGAG GAAATCTACCCTCCTAAGGTCACACAGTTTGCTTATGTTACTGATGGGGCCTGCTTGGAAGAGGAGATCTTGACCATGGAGATAATAATCATGAAG GAGCTGAACTGGAATCTCAGCCCCCTGACGCCGGTTTCGTGGTTGAGCATCTACCTGCAAGTGGCGTACCTGAAGACTGGGGAGGTGCTCATCGCTCAGTATCCGCAAGCTACCTTTGTTCAGATTACCGAG CTCCTGGATCTCTGCGTACTGGATGTTAAGAGCCTAGAGTTCTCTTGTAGCGTCTTGGCCGCCTCGGCCCTGTTTCATTTCTCGTCGTTGGAGCTCGTGGAGAAAGTCTCAG gTCTTAAGTGGAGTGACCTGGAGCAGTGCGTCCGATGGATGGTGCCGTTTGCCATGTCCATTCGGGAACTGAGCAGCTCAACTCTAAAGAGCTTTAAAGGAATCCCGCCTGCTGATGCGCACAACATCCAGACCCATGCAGCCTACATGGATTTGTTG GATAAAGTTTACTCCTACCAGCTGGTGGATGTGGCACGCAGTCAGAGTTCCCCGGTTCCTTCTGGAGTGCTCACACCGCCGCCCAGCAGCGAGAAACCTGACAGCACAGACTCCTGA
- the LOC114766073 gene encoding uncharacterized protein F13E9.13, mitochondrial, which translates to MKFVDLFGRLKSVVIGMIHVRPLPGSPLSRSTVPEIVEEACREAEIYQDAGLDGLIIENMHDVPYTFDVGPEVCASMTAVCSAVRRLSPSLPVGVQVLSAANRTALAVALASGLDFIRAEGYVFSHVADEGLLNACAGELLRYRRSLEADHIQVFTDIKKKHSSHSITSDVSVVETAQAAEFFLSDGLIVTGAATGVQADPAEFRAVAQSVRIPVLIGSGVTYDNVDQYLDANAMIIGSHFKKGGYWANALDPERVKRFMGKMHELRK; encoded by the exons ATGAAGTTTGTGGATCTGTTCGGGCGTTTGAAATCCGTGGTCATCGGCATGATACACGTTCGACCCTTACCGG GCTCCCCTTTAAGCAGGTCAACCGTGCCAGAGATTGTCGAGGAGGCATGTCGTGAAGCGGAAATCTACCAAGACGCAGGACTT GATGGCTTGATAATTGAGAACATGCATGATGTCCCATACACTTTTGATGTTGGTCCCGAGGTTTGTGCTTCCATGACCGCTGTGTGCTCCGCAGTGCGCCGACTGTCCCCTTCCCTGCCTGTCGGAGTACAGGTCCTCTCCGCAGCGAACCGCACAGCGCTGGCAGTAGCACTTGCTTCAG GGCTTGATTTCATTAGAGCGGAGGGATACGTATTCTCTCATGTTGCTGATGAAGGACTGTTGAATGCATGTGCTGGCGAGCTGTTGCGATACCGCAGGAGTTTAGAAGCCGACCATATCCAAGTCTTCACAGACATTAAGAAGAAGCACAG TTCCCATTCTATTACATCTGACGTGAGCGTTGTTGAGACAGCCCAGGCTGCAGAGTTCTTCCTCTCGGATGGGCTCATTGTCACAGGAGCAGCTACTGGGGTTCAGGCGGATCCAGCTGAATTCAGAG CTGTCGCACAGTCTGTAAGAATCCCTGTCCTGATTGGTTCTGGGGTGACCTATGACAACGTGGACCAGTACCTCGATGCGAATGCCATGATAATTGGTTCCCACTTCAAAAAAGGGGGATACTGGGCCAACGCACTGGATCCAGAGAGAGTGAAAAGGTTCATGGGAAAAATGCATGAACTCAGGAAATAA
- the plekhf1 gene encoding pleckstrin homology domain-containing family F member 1 — MVDQASYDQQNRVRIQAVENSFGPLGRPLLGPGRVLVGEGQLMKRCRRRPQPKVFFLFNDILVYGSIVLSGRWYKKQQVIPLEEVQLEDLDDGVGMANQWLLRTPRKSFHVAAASPEEKQAWMDHIRKCRDQQLQRLGMSEEDSREFAATWIPDQASAICMRCSEQFGITQRRHHCRRCGFIVCNRCSKGRAVLRNISVKPVRVCRLCITGLQGQEQQDQGKDKTWDSGSWKSDSEEDKSSDEENEEPTQSHFNTHWLKSSPYCYINPDHVKPPAAGVSAY; from the coding sequence ATGGTGGATCAGGCGAGTTACGACCAGCAGAACCGCGTGCGGATTCAGGCCGTGGAGAACTCCTTCGGGCCGCTGGGGAGACCCCTGCTGGGGCCAGGCCGCGTGCTGGTGGGTGAAGGGCAGCTGATGAAGAGGTGTCGGCGGAGGCCGCAGCCCAAGgtctttttcctctttaatgACATCCTGGTGTACGGGAGCATCGTGCTGTCTGGCCGCTGGTATAAGAAGCAGCAGGTGATCCCTCTGGAAGAGGTGCAGCTGGAGGACCTGGATGACGGCGTGGGCATGGCCAACCAGTGGCTGCTGCGCACGCCCCGCAAGTCCTTCCATGTGGCGGCGGCCTCGCCCGAGGAGAAGCAGGCCTGGATGGACCACATCAGAAAGTGCCGGGACCAGCAGCTGCAGCGGCTGGGGATGTCGGAGGAGGACAGCAGGGAGTTCGCCGCCACCTGGATCCCTGACCAGGCCTCTGCCATCTGCATGCGCTGCTCCGAGCAGTTCGGCATCACCCAGAGGCGCCACCACTGCCGCCGCTGCGGCTTCATCGTCTGCAACCGCTGCTCCAAGGGCCGCGCCGTGCTGCGCAACATCTCCGTCAAGCCCGTCCGGGTGTGCCGGCTGTGCATCACCGGCCTGCAGGgtcaggagcagcaggaccaggGCAAGGACAAAACGTGGGACAGCGGAAGCTGGAAGTCCGACTCTGAGGAGGACAAGTCCAGCGATGAAGAGAATGAGGAACCAACCCAGAGCCACTTTAACACTCACTGGCTCAAAAGCTCACCTTACTGCTACATAAATCCAGACCACGTCAAACCTCCTGCGGCTGGAGTGTCGGCCTACTGA